The following are encoded together in the Methylomonas methanica MC09 genome:
- a CDS encoding Tn7-like element transposition protein TnsE — MKGDFKYPHLDDDLKILGLGSLFCGINRKQWSVNLFLSGNNRNHIRFSAAPILVRYRMLNPSKSYTRSGKLLSFAVDDAQDWKVGKIDDCPGLAYHQKKNDSNQYCFVANVDGTEVYIPQFELARVLFYHDPFMARLSLQHNSLNEEFYIDESGEKATIHVLSEAEYPLCYYNRDDSRRFLSWVLLDTQARASFESISAGLVSGKNLSNDGNYHLWDFKFNPPSLSGVELTVSGWHDFASNSFFVWEIRGLTKLPSSVSGEIDFVNPKYERTVGGKPTRGDGSIGTAPEQFNLDDDELSDTDKATMQLQSDTVTISFADAFITNRISAKTRTVNHKTGDAEKEVCDKNLSANEKEVTGTLPGGSWNNINDQTDDAHLYLNKFNIFLEMVDVLESVHGCKVVNKETVKLPKVGESKKHWLADSQNPRCMAIVELIYDSQLITLLEIDTSDGSNKLSTMMLKTGASGWVAENLESIKVGVIRKSLGWPSDFFKHELTESGFSGIPHPKSKHSGKLDPNEIGPWAQRFVNWMKR, encoded by the coding sequence ATGAAAGGCGATTTCAAATATCCACACCTTGACGATGATTTAAAAATTCTTGGATTGGGTTCGCTTTTTTGTGGGATTAATCGTAAGCAATGGTCCGTAAATCTATTTCTAAGTGGGAACAATCGAAACCATATTCGTTTTAGTGCTGCGCCAATTCTGGTTAGATATCGTATGTTAAACCCCAGCAAATCCTATACTCGATCCGGCAAGTTGCTGTCGTTCGCCGTTGACGACGCGCAAGACTGGAAGGTTGGAAAAATAGACGATTGTCCTGGTTTAGCCTATCACCAAAAAAAGAATGACAGCAATCAATATTGTTTTGTCGCCAATGTTGACGGCACCGAGGTATATATTCCTCAATTTGAATTAGCCAGAGTCTTGTTCTATCACGACCCGTTTATGGCGAGGTTGAGCCTACAGCATAATTCGCTGAATGAAGAATTTTATATTGATGAATCTGGTGAAAAAGCAACGATCCATGTGCTTTCCGAGGCTGAATACCCGCTCTGTTACTACAACCGTGATGACAGCAGACGATTCTTAAGCTGGGTACTGCTTGATACACAAGCCCGGGCTTCTTTTGAAAGCATAAGTGCTGGGCTGGTCAGCGGCAAAAACCTATCCAACGATGGCAACTATCATTTATGGGATTTCAAATTCAATCCGCCTTCCCTATCTGGAGTTGAGCTTACTGTTTCCGGTTGGCATGATTTTGCTAGCAATAGTTTTTTTGTTTGGGAAATCAGAGGGCTGACCAAGCTACCGTCATCTGTTTCTGGAGAGATTGATTTCGTAAACCCCAAATACGAAAGGACGGTGGGAGGCAAACCCACACGAGGCGACGGTTCCATCGGGACAGCTCCCGAACAATTCAATCTGGACGATGACGAACTGTCTGACACCGATAAGGCAACGATGCAGCTTCAATCAGATACCGTAACTATCAGCTTTGCAGACGCGTTCATTACCAATCGTATAAGCGCGAAAACTCGAACAGTAAACCATAAGACAGGTGATGCCGAAAAGGAAGTATGCGATAAAAATCTAAGCGCAAACGAAAAAGAAGTGACCGGTACCTTACCAGGTGGCAGTTGGAACAACATAAATGACCAAACCGACGATGCCCATTTATATCTGAACAAGTTCAATATCTTTCTGGAAATGGTGGATGTCCTTGAGTCGGTTCATGGGTGTAAAGTTGTAAACAAGGAGACGGTTAAATTGCCGAAGGTGGGGGAAAGTAAAAAACATTGGCTAGCAGATTCCCAGAATCCGCGGTGTATGGCCATTGTAGAATTGATCTACGATAGCCAATTGATCACATTGCTGGAAATAGACACCTCGGATGGATCCAATAAATTATCCACGATGATGCTAAAAACAGGTGCCAGTGGTTGGGTGGCTGAGAATCTGGAGTCAATTAAGGTAGGGGTTATCAGAAAGTCTCTGGGCTGGCCGTCGGATTTCTTCAAACACGAACTTACCGAATCAGGTTTTTCGGGTATTCCTCACCCAAAATCGAAGCATTCAGGAAAGCTAGACCCAAATGAGATTGGGCCATGGGCTCAGCGATTCGTGAATTGGATGAAGCGGTAA
- a CDS encoding TnsD family Tn7-like transposition protein, with translation MLGFPIPYPHELLYSTIARAGVHDGETSPKQLLDSVFDDRKVIATVDLPSHIEKIAAQYPENLGLVAEKLIGEHTLWPLYSPFIPEQRGRAIKQWMMSKSYGSAHLASGIAASRIKHKLALYLCPACMDEQKAEYGEAYWDRRWQVPLIRLCGKHGPLQESNIRLNEEHRHAFVDISEVQCSIELDVSDNDRRFTTLAIPLLQNDILKSPTYHQWTLLYQAFAGEYGCLEGKRIDHRQLFRKYISRWGASWLQQSNLMPDITETSWLRGIFRKHRKSFSFAEHITVVDALSAGQITISQAIQRALLFPSEEPKRKKLIRVSEPSNSKDQIQWLAAISEKSPKQARQEHPALYARLYRTRYVWLMQVNAGNRVPYPNQNKRVNWNDRDRQTAKKLMQMITELEEDLSLPRLSRSFLLHQLPNTASIEKNLNKLPRCRTILKYYSETIAEYQIRRLTVAAVKQRMDGLDIRRWSLLRQAGLSDERMTEIANIFLNGLLTE, from the coding sequence GTGCTTGGGTTTCCAATACCTTACCCTCATGAGTTGTTGTATAGTACGATCGCAAGGGCTGGGGTTCATGATGGAGAAACTTCTCCAAAGCAACTGTTAGACTCGGTATTTGATGACAGGAAGGTTATCGCTACGGTGGACCTACCCTCGCACATAGAAAAGATTGCGGCCCAATATCCAGAAAACTTGGGTTTGGTAGCGGAGAAGCTGATAGGCGAACACACACTTTGGCCGTTATATTCGCCTTTTATTCCAGAACAAAGAGGCCGGGCTATTAAGCAATGGATGATGAGCAAATCGTACGGTTCTGCACATTTAGCCTCCGGTATTGCGGCATCGCGGATAAAACATAAATTGGCTCTTTACCTCTGCCCAGCTTGCATGGATGAGCAGAAAGCGGAATATGGGGAAGCTTATTGGGATAGGCGTTGGCAAGTTCCATTGATTCGTTTATGCGGAAAACACGGTCCGCTCCAAGAATCAAATATCCGTTTGAATGAAGAACATCGGCATGCATTCGTTGATATATCGGAGGTGCAATGCAGCATAGAACTTGATGTTTCAGATAATGACAGGCGCTTTACAACGCTGGCAATTCCCTTGCTCCAGAACGATATTCTAAAGTCACCTACTTATCACCAATGGACTCTGCTTTACCAAGCGTTTGCCGGAGAGTACGGCTGTTTGGAAGGCAAACGAATAGATCATCGGCAACTATTCAGGAAATACATCAGTCGATGGGGAGCTTCATGGTTGCAGCAGTCAAATTTGATGCCCGATATAACAGAAACATCGTGGCTAAGAGGAATCTTCAGAAAACATAGGAAATCATTCAGCTTTGCAGAGCACATTACCGTTGTTGATGCTTTATCCGCGGGACAAATTACGATATCGCAAGCCATTCAAAGGGCATTGTTATTCCCTTCCGAAGAACCGAAACGCAAAAAGTTAATAAGAGTATCTGAGCCATCTAATTCGAAAGATCAAATTCAATGGTTGGCGGCAATAAGCGAAAAGAGCCCTAAACAAGCTAGGCAGGAACACCCCGCATTGTATGCTCGGCTCTATCGAACACGCTATGTTTGGTTAATGCAGGTTAATGCCGGGAACCGGGTTCCGTATCCCAATCAAAATAAGCGAGTGAATTGGAATGACCGTGATAGGCAAACAGCAAAAAAGTTGATGCAGATGATTACTGAGTTAGAGGAAGATTTATCACTTCCCAGATTAAGTCGATCTTTCTTGCTGCATCAATTGCCGAATACTGCGTCGATAGAAAAGAACCTTAATAAGTTGCCGCGTTGCAGAACGATTTTGAAGTACTACTCGGAAACCATCGCAGAATATCAGATTAGACGGCTGACGGTTGCAGCCGTAAAACAACGCATGGATGGTCTAGATATTAGGCGTTGGTCATTGCTACGACAGGCTGGTTTAAGTGATGAACGAATGACTGAAATAGCGAATATTTTTTTAAACGGGTTATTAACGGAATGA
- a CDS encoding AAA family ATPase, producing MLPKHFVLAIYQDTGVRQYNGNPFIEALPPILSVEQAGSSLKGKAQFEESDRIVSGKARMHMVVSLLDDYFQPLSQHVQLEERIGMMIRRGYVGRNLNDGTLNKRLQQGYELIKTGGNNTANFAVEKTTARSMSLIGISGSGKSKSLERVLETYPQVIYHEATNFIQLTYLKIECPSNGDLESLCLNFFSAVDAILDTNYEQRYAKQRLSVPKMLALMRQTATHRAIGVLVIDEIQRLSQVRSGGKEQMLEFFVELVNQVGVPVVLVGTPKARPIFELELQSGRRSAGIGSIYWETIPQKITTQDGVKDHPNWQKFTRDLWKYQWLIHGNDPLTDEIRDCWYDLSQGVLDIVVKLFVLAQLRAIASKKERITVSVLKSVYEQELKPVHPMLAALRSGNPELIVKYSDLRIVDIEKRLLELGGIILSSEQKDELQLFGGNQEALRVFNLMRQLDDDYDPELLIPLVKRIFKEQPDLKAVKMLPLLAEWYSEQQENPPKQQKPKVVKVSRKEWQSLKSDDLRYLYSESGGSEIYQALQQRGLMFELEDWAVGI from the coding sequence ATGCTACCAAAACATTTTGTTCTTGCCATTTACCAAGATACTGGAGTACGACAGTACAACGGTAATCCTTTCATCGAAGCGCTGCCTCCAATCCTGAGCGTGGAACAGGCCGGTTCTAGTCTGAAAGGAAAAGCTCAGTTTGAAGAATCGGACCGCATTGTCAGCGGAAAGGCCCGAATGCACATGGTGGTGTCGTTACTAGACGACTATTTCCAGCCACTTTCGCAACATGTTCAATTAGAAGAGCGCATAGGCATGATGATTCGGCGGGGCTATGTCGGCCGGAATCTTAATGACGGTACACTGAATAAACGGCTTCAGCAAGGCTATGAGCTGATAAAAACGGGTGGTAACAATACAGCCAATTTTGCAGTGGAGAAAACCACTGCTCGCAGTATGTCTCTGATTGGTATTTCGGGTAGCGGGAAAAGTAAATCCTTAGAACGAGTATTAGAAACCTACCCGCAAGTGATTTACCACGAGGCCACAAATTTTATCCAACTGACATACTTAAAGATCGAATGTCCTAGTAACGGAGACCTAGAAAGCCTTTGCTTGAATTTTTTTAGCGCTGTCGACGCCATTTTAGATACCAACTATGAGCAGAGGTATGCTAAGCAAAGACTCTCCGTTCCCAAAATGTTGGCCTTGATGCGGCAAACGGCGACCCACCGAGCAATTGGCGTGTTGGTTATCGATGAAATTCAACGACTCAGCCAAGTCCGCTCGGGCGGCAAAGAACAAATGTTGGAGTTCTTTGTGGAATTGGTGAATCAGGTTGGCGTGCCCGTGGTCCTAGTGGGCACACCGAAGGCTCGTCCTATCTTTGAACTGGAGCTTCAATCTGGCCGTCGTAGCGCCGGTATCGGCTCTATTTATTGGGAAACAATTCCCCAGAAAATAACCACTCAAGATGGGGTGAAAGACCATCCAAACTGGCAAAAATTTACAAGAGACCTTTGGAAATATCAATGGCTTATCCATGGTAATGATCCTTTGACGGATGAGATTCGCGATTGCTGGTACGATCTATCCCAAGGGGTCTTGGATATTGTTGTAAAGTTGTTCGTGCTCGCTCAGTTACGGGCGATTGCCAGTAAGAAGGAAAGAATTACAGTAAGCGTATTAAAATCGGTTTATGAACAGGAGCTCAAGCCGGTTCATCCGATGCTGGCAGCGTTAAGGTCCGGAAATCCTGAGCTCATCGTAAAATATTCAGACCTTCGTATTGTCGATATTGAAAAACGATTGTTGGAGTTGGGTGGAATTATTCTATCCTCGGAGCAAAAAGACGAGCTGCAGCTTTTTGGTGGCAACCAGGAGGCATTGCGAGTGTTTAACTTGATGCGGCAGTTGGATGATGATTATGATCCGGAATTGCTAATACCGCTGGTAAAGCGGATTTTCAAAGAGCAGCCAGACTTGAAAGCTGTAAAGATGTTGCCGCTACTGGCCGAGTGGTATAGTGAGCAGCAGGAAAACCCGCCAAAACAGCAAAAACCTAAAGTGGTCAAAGTATCTAGGAAAGAGTGGCAGTCGCTAAAGAGTGATGATCTGCGTTACCTTTACTCTGAGTCTGGCGGTTCTGAGATATACCAGGCTCTTCAACAAAGGGGACTTATGTTTGAATTGGAAGATTGGGCCGTAGGTATTTAG
- a CDS encoding CBASS oligonucleotide cyclase: MGGSGGSSWSMDPKDIVKQIREAEKKLGDQQFQTELSAFLAKSLAMFNERDIQLVRHRLDEILELLGEAIDEKIDQIFGGSVAKHTYVDGLSDIDCLLVVNDTNLEKGGPKTALSLIENVLKQSLKGHAEISVGDLAVTVHYGDGMEVQLLPAVKSGDSLKIPSARNSDQWSSIEPKKFQAALSDHNSRCDGKLVPTIKLAKAIIGQLPEARQLSGYHIESLAIDAFKGYTGTKTPSSMLPHFFEHAKNRVLSPMTDSTGQSVHVDDYMGGKNSEERISAGHLLGRIAKRMTNATASRSLAQWSELFGVDNV, from the coding sequence ATGGGCGGTAGTGGTGGTTCAAGTTGGTCAATGGACCCAAAAGATATAGTAAAACAAATTCGTGAAGCTGAGAAGAAGCTAGGAGATCAGCAATTTCAAACAGAACTTTCTGCTTTTTTGGCTAAATCTTTAGCCATGTTTAACGAAAGAGATATTCAACTTGTAAGACACAGGCTAGACGAGATTCTCGAGTTATTAGGGGAGGCTATAGATGAAAAAATTGATCAAATATTCGGTGGATCGGTAGCAAAACATACCTACGTTGACGGATTGAGTGATATTGATTGTCTTCTAGTAGTCAATGATACTAATCTTGAGAAAGGAGGACCAAAAACCGCGCTCAGTTTAATCGAAAATGTGTTGAAACAATCTCTCAAGGGCCACGCGGAGATTAGCGTAGGTGATTTAGCAGTAACGGTTCATTACGGTGATGGAATGGAGGTACAACTGTTACCTGCAGTCAAATCGGGTGACAGCTTAAAGATTCCATCAGCAAGAAATAGTGATCAATGGTCGAGTATTGAACCGAAAAAATTTCAAGCCGCTTTATCCGATCATAACTCGCGTTGCGATGGAAAACTTGTCCCTACGATAAAGCTGGCAAAAGCTATTATTGGTCAGTTACCAGAGGCTAGACAGCTTAGTGGGTATCATATAGAAAGTTTGGCTATTGATGCTTTTAAAGGATATACGGGTACAAAAACTCCCTCATCTATGCTGCCACATTTTTTCGAACATGCTAAAAATAGGGTGTTATCGCCAATGACTGATAGTACGGGGCAGTCTGTTCATGTAGATGACTATATGGGCGGAAAGAATAGTGAGGAACGTATAAGTGCTGGCCACTTACTTGGACGAATTGCAAAGCGTATGACCAACGCCACAGCTTCTCGCTCTCTCGCTCAATGGTCTGAGCTTTTTGGGGTAGATAATGTCTGA
- a CDS encoding 7-cyano-7-deazaguanine synthase has translation MDKEALILVSGGIDSMACVHFMKCLGYSIRGIFINYGQASYEEEFRAVGKIQSHFNIEVDLVTISSGRKLGPGELIGRNALLISSALFSGNIKKGLVVIGVHAGTPYYDCSEAFIERMKNVVEEYSNGLVTLSAPFLDWDKGKVYKYFTNEALPLGITYSCESGTLPPCGTCASCLDRSKLEC, from the coding sequence ATGGACAAAGAAGCACTAATTCTTGTAAGTGGCGGGATCGATTCGATGGCTTGTGTCCATTTTATGAAGTGTCTAGGCTACTCTATAAGAGGTATCTTTATAAACTATGGTCAAGCATCATATGAGGAAGAATTTCGAGCAGTTGGAAAGATTCAGTCTCACTTTAATATTGAAGTAGATCTCGTGACTATCAGCTCGGGAAGAAAGTTAGGTCCTGGAGAGCTTATTGGGAGAAACGCTCTACTGATTTCATCTGCGTTATTTTCAGGAAATATCAAGAAAGGATTGGTAGTTATCGGAGTTCATGCAGGGACACCATATTATGACTGCTCTGAAGCATTTATAGAGCGTATGAAAAATGTTGTAGAAGAATATAGCAATGGGCTAGTTACGCTCTCAGCTCCTTTTTTGGATTGGGACAAAGGTAAAGTATATAAGTATTTCACCAATGAAGCGCTTCCCTTAGGTATAACATATAGCTGCGAATCTGGAACGCTTCCGCCCTGTGGAACTTGTGCGTCTTGTTTAGATAGGAGTAAATTGGAATGTTAG
- a CDS encoding Mu transposase C-terminal domain-containing protein — translation MYRVNEVLKLEGVLYRVLKIVGDQLVWIPVEERSVFPSVELLTSIEQLVLDEKIVRTDDPYAFLQMEAPEPGSKAIEIRDQNFRVLKPLIEEPLFYVPKVRAKVLNAILNTENISKPYLYRIARQFWQRGQIPNALLPDYRNSGAKGKRRIAKDKKLGRPRVHSEGIGALIDESTEKLFRIVIDKYLLKENQVAFPFVHRQLKRLYDQYFPNTPESEKPTKWQLQHFYNREYGFTEKIIKKTSDLIYKKDVRPLTGTATMHALGPGSRFEIDATIADIYLVSDVDRTQPVGRPILYIVVDVFSRFVVGWYIGFQNPSYVAAIQSLYLAMTDKRNLIKSLGIECQELDWPTPGLPEAVLADRGEMLGHQIEGLEASFLVRIENTPPYRGDAKGIVERSFKALQAEFKPFAPGVVTGTTVKKRGGNDYRLDGKLTVSEFKEIIISSIIMHNFVDEVQRYDRSEDMPIDLPSVPVHLWNWGLQNRTGRLRKADGESLRIALLPREQATTSEKGICLFSLYYSSQEVIAAGWMHRTKYSNRPEKVTVAYDPNVVDEVYLLFKPNSREYWTCRLSNISREYRGRSFWEVWAMQDAKKKLSQKDKLEADRIRAQHEDRVLNIIKSAEKEAPVATSTKSERLANIGKARARELEIEREGNRPTRPKHSKSADVISLPNRSDENADYPLYLDELFDDEGDD, via the coding sequence ATGTATCGGGTTAATGAAGTATTGAAATTAGAAGGAGTACTATACCGGGTCCTGAAAATAGTCGGAGACCAACTGGTATGGATTCCGGTGGAAGAGAGGTCAGTATTTCCTTCGGTCGAGTTGTTAACTTCAATTGAACAACTGGTCCTTGATGAAAAAATCGTTAGAACAGATGATCCCTACGCTTTTCTTCAGATGGAAGCTCCCGAGCCAGGTTCAAAAGCAATAGAAATTCGGGATCAAAATTTTAGGGTGCTAAAGCCTTTGATCGAAGAGCCCCTTTTTTACGTTCCGAAAGTACGGGCCAAGGTGCTAAATGCAATATTGAATACAGAGAACATCTCGAAGCCATATCTTTACAGAATCGCCAGACAATTTTGGCAGCGTGGGCAAATCCCTAATGCGCTATTACCAGATTATAGAAACTCGGGTGCTAAAGGTAAGCGCCGGATAGCCAAAGATAAGAAATTAGGCAGGCCAAGAGTGCACTCGGAAGGAATAGGTGCTTTGATTGATGAGTCCACAGAAAAGTTATTCCGAATCGTAATCGACAAGTACCTGTTGAAAGAAAATCAAGTTGCTTTTCCGTTTGTGCACCGGCAGCTAAAGCGGCTATATGACCAATATTTCCCCAATACACCCGAATCCGAAAAACCTACAAAATGGCAGTTGCAACATTTCTATAACCGTGAATATGGTTTCACCGAAAAAATTATTAAAAAAACATCAGACCTTATTTACAAAAAAGATGTTCGACCGTTAACCGGCACCGCAACCATGCACGCATTGGGGCCGGGCTCTCGCTTTGAAATAGATGCCACGATTGCAGATATTTATCTGGTTTCCGATGTTGACCGAACTCAGCCTGTAGGTAGGCCGATTTTATATATCGTTGTTGACGTGTTTTCACGCTTTGTCGTGGGTTGGTACATCGGTTTCCAGAACCCCTCCTATGTTGCAGCTATTCAATCGCTTTATCTTGCTATGACGGATAAACGCAATTTGATTAAGTCGCTGGGTATAGAATGCCAGGAGTTGGATTGGCCAACACCAGGGCTTCCGGAAGCAGTATTGGCTGACCGAGGTGAGATGCTGGGTCATCAGATTGAAGGGCTGGAAGCAAGCTTTCTAGTTCGTATTGAAAATACTCCTCCTTATCGGGGTGATGCAAAGGGCATCGTAGAGAGGAGCTTCAAAGCCTTGCAAGCTGAATTTAAACCATTCGCACCTGGCGTTGTAACAGGTACCACGGTAAAGAAACGCGGCGGGAATGACTATCGCCTTGATGGGAAACTAACGGTCTCAGAATTCAAAGAAATAATTATCTCTTCAATCATAATGCACAACTTTGTAGATGAAGTTCAAAGATATGACCGGAGCGAAGATATGCCAATCGACCTACCGAGTGTTCCGGTACATTTATGGAACTGGGGCCTACAAAATCGCACAGGTCGCTTAAGAAAGGCCGATGGAGAAAGCCTTCGGATAGCTCTTTTACCAAGGGAGCAAGCAACTACATCTGAAAAAGGCATTTGCCTCTTTAGCCTTTATTATTCATCGCAAGAAGTGATCGCTGCGGGCTGGATGCATAGAACAAAGTATTCTAATCGTCCTGAAAAAGTGACGGTGGCCTACGATCCGAATGTTGTCGATGAGGTGTATCTGTTGTTCAAGCCAAACAGCAGAGAATATTGGACATGTAGATTATCGAACATCTCCAGGGAGTACCGCGGCCGTTCGTTTTGGGAAGTTTGGGCTATGCAGGATGCTAAGAAAAAATTGTCGCAGAAGGATAAATTAGAGGCAGATAGAATTCGTGCACAACACGAGGATCGTGTACTAAACATTATTAAATCGGCGGAAAAAGAAGCCCCCGTTGCCACATCAACAAAGTCAGAACGTTTGGCGAATATCGGCAAGGCGAGAGCTCGCGAATTAGAAATCGAGCGTGAAGGTAATAGGCCAACCCGACCAAAGCATTCGAAATCCGCTGATGTTATTTCCTTACCTAATAGAAGTGACGAGAATGCTGATTACCCGCTCTATTTAGATGAGTTGTTCGACGATGAGGGAGATGATTAA
- a CDS encoding heteromeric transposase endonuclease subunit TnsA, with amino-acid sequence MAKKQYWNSEAKNARWIKEGRGQGTGKDYKPWFTVRDVPSEGRSHRIFGHITHRTHHLLSDLELATFLLLQWNGSTTDIREQFPLDISVTRSLCETAGIKHPEHCGVLQFMSSDFLVNTSDPNNRSFAIQVKTSSALEEPRTIEKLEIERRYWLEKEIPWYLVTEKEIPVDVFKNLDWLYSLQAQDFTLEEEARFFDFYSTQLERNASLTIIDLCKELDSVYHLELGDSLYQIRALLARRYFHFDITIPYSKLRCGDLILESLDTVVEIQHVSG; translated from the coding sequence ATGGCAAAGAAGCAGTATTGGAACTCCGAAGCTAAGAATGCCCGTTGGATCAAAGAAGGTCGTGGTCAGGGCACTGGAAAGGATTACAAGCCGTGGTTTACCGTTCGGGATGTTCCCTCTGAAGGCCGCTCACACCGAATTTTTGGTCATATAACTCACCGCACCCACCACTTATTATCAGATCTAGAGCTCGCTACCTTTCTTTTATTGCAATGGAACGGCTCGACCACCGATATTCGCGAGCAATTTCCACTAGACATTTCTGTTACTAGATCCCTATGCGAAACGGCTGGAATAAAGCATCCAGAGCACTGTGGCGTGCTGCAATTCATGAGCAGCGATTTTTTGGTGAACACCAGCGACCCAAACAATCGTAGTTTCGCAATTCAGGTAAAGACAAGTTCCGCATTAGAAGAGCCCAGAACAATAGAAAAACTGGAGATCGAACGGCGTTACTGGCTAGAAAAGGAAATCCCTTGGTACTTAGTGACCGAGAAAGAAATACCCGTAGACGTATTCAAAAATCTCGACTGGCTTTATAGCTTGCAGGCGCAAGACTTTACCTTGGAAGAGGAGGCTCGATTCTTTGACTTCTATTCTACACAGTTGGAACGGAATGCCTCACTGACCATCATTGATCTATGCAAGGAATTAGACTCCGTTTATCACCTTGAATTGGGCGACAGTCTATACCAAATAAGAGCTTTGTTGGCTCGAAGGTATTTTCATTTTGATATTACCATTCCATACAGCAAGTTGCGGTGTGGAGACCTGATATTGGAATCGCTAGATACGGTTGTGGAGATTCAGCATGTATCGGGTTAA